A region from the Methanofollis liminatans DSM 4140 genome encodes:
- a CDS encoding sulfide/dihydroorotate dehydrogenase-like FAD/NAD-binding protein encodes MYQVEEATQLADRVFQMWITAPQVARHARAGQFLVIRAHENGERIPLTISAVRGDAVRVIFMSVGKTTEFLSTMKKGDALSDVAGPLGKPSEIEKYGTVVVIGGGVGIASTPIIAREAKEAGNHVIGIIGARNKDLLILEDEMAAVCDELFVTTDDGSKGIHGFAASVLEQLLKERKIDCVWIVGPAIMMKVTSNVTRPYGVLTFVSLNPIMVDGTGMCGSCRVTVGGETKFACVDGPEFDAHKVDFDSLMQRQRMYVDEEKASVEHYHHHGGCGCCGGEHR; translated from the coding sequence TTGTATCAGGTTGAGGAGGCAACGCAGCTCGCTGACAGGGTATTTCAGATGTGGATCACCGCGCCGCAGGTGGCGCGGCACGCGCGGGCAGGGCAGTTCCTGGTGATCAGGGCCCACGAGAACGGCGAGCGCATACCGCTCACCATCTCGGCGGTGCGCGGGGACGCTGTGCGCGTCATCTTCATGTCCGTCGGAAAGACGACCGAGTTCCTTTCCACGATGAAAAAGGGCGATGCCCTCTCTGACGTCGCCGGTCCCCTCGGAAAGCCGAGCGAGATCGAAAAATACGGCACCGTCGTCGTCATCGGCGGCGGCGTGGGGATTGCGAGCACCCCGATCATCGCCCGCGAGGCAAAAGAGGCCGGGAACCATGTCATCGGGATCATCGGGGCGCGAAACAAAGACCTGCTCATCCTGGAGGACGAGATGGCGGCGGTCTGCGACGAACTCTTTGTCACGACCGACGACGGGAGCAAGGGCATCCACGGTTTTGCCGCTTCGGTGCTCGAGCAGCTCCTCAAGGAGCGGAAAATTGACTGCGTCTGGATCGTCGGCCCGGCGATCATGATGAAGGTCACCTCGAACGTGACCAGGCCGTACGGGGTGCTGACCTTTGTCTCGCTCAATCCGATCATGGTCGACGGCACCGGCATGTGCGGATCGTGCCGGGTCACCGTCGGCGGCGAGACGAAGTTCGCCTGTGTCGATGGCCCTGAGTTCGACGCCCACAAGGTCGATTTCGACAGCCTGATGCAGAGGCAGCGGATGTACGTCGACGAGGAGAAGGCCTCGGTCGAGCACTACCACCACCACGGAGGGTGCGGCTGCTGCGGGGGCGAGCACCGATGA